AGGAGTGAGCCCAAGCGACATTAATGTACTGCTTGTCCTCATGGGAAGATAACTTTCTTTGGACAAACAAGTCCTAACACGTGGACAAAAGGAACACTCCTAAAGGTTAAAAAGATACCTGTTTCACGTGAAACAATAGTATAAAACAAAACTATATAACAAACTGAAAATGAATAAAAAACTATTATTAGACAACCTGAGATGTATCCCGGATTGGCCTATTAAAGGTGTTAACTTTCGTGATGTGACTACCCTATTCAAGTCACCTGAAGCTCTTCAGGAAATTACCGACGAAATGGTTGACCTCTACAAAGGTAAGGGTGTAACCAAGATTGTGGGTATCGAGAGTCGTGGCTTCGTCATGTCTTCTGCCGTTGCCACCCGTTTGGGTGCTGGTATCGTACTTTGCCGTAAGCCTGGTAAGCTTCCTTGTGAGACTATTCAGGAAAGTTATCAGAAGGAATATGGCGTAGACACGATCGAGATTCATAAGGATGCTATCAACGAGAATGACGTTGTTTTGCTCCATGATGACCTCCTTGCAACTGGCGGAACGATGAAGGCTGCATGTGACCTTGTTAAGAAGTTTAATCCTAAAAAGGTGTATTGCAACTTCATTATCGAACTCCATTCGGAATTTCCTAACAGTCGTGACCAGTTCGATAAGGACATTGAAATTACTTCTTTACTCCAATTCTAACCAGCAAGACTGTGACAAAAATCATTCCTCCCCACCCTTTTTATATGGAAAAGAGGAAACGAAATGAAAATAAAAAGAAGAGGAGTAACCCACACAAAGGGTCGCTCCTCTTTTCTTTAAAAGTACATCATCGAGGCTTGTAAACTGTCACTACGATACCAAGATTTGGTCACTAACTATCGTGCCAAGCCTTAGCACCATATGTGCGAACGTGAAGCACCTTATGTGCCAACGCGAAGCACCATTCGTGTTCCACGTGAAACAAAACGCCTTAAAAGCCCTTTATACAAAGGAGTTACGCAAAATGAATAAAGAAGATAACTTGAAGCGAATAGCCTACCTTAAGAACATTGTACTCAATATGCCTGAGAAACCAGGCACATATCAGTTCTATGATAATGAGAAAACAATCATCTATGTTGGCAAGGCAAAGAACCTTAAAAGACGTGTGTCTTCCTATTTCCATAAAGAGGTAGACCGATTCAAAACAAAGGTGTTGGTTTCTAAGATTCATGATATTTCATATTCTGTAGTCAAAACAGAAGAAGATGCACTTCTTATAGAGAATCAACTTATCAAGCAATACAAGCCTAAATACAACGTATTGCTGAAAGATGGTAAGACTTACCCAAGTATTTGCGTAACGAATGAGTATTTCCCACGTATATTCAAAACACGTACTATCAATAAACGCTTTGGTACTTTTTATGGGCCATATAGCCATATTGGGAGTATGTATGCGATTCTTGATATCATTAAGAAGGTATACAAACCGCGCACTTGTCGCTTCCCTATTACGAAAGAAGGCATCGAACAGGGAAAATATAAGCCTTGCTTAGAGTACCATTTACATAACTGTGGAGCACCATGTATCAACAAGCAGAGTTATGAAGATTATCAAGAAGCAATAAAACAAGCACGAGAAGTATTAAAAGGAAACACTCGTGATGTGCAGAAACTTCTGAAACAAGAAATGGAGAAATATGCGGAGGAATTGCGATTTGAGGAAGCTGAATTGTGTAAACAGCGTTATTTAGCCCTCGATAACTTCGCAGCAAAGAGCGAAATCGTAAGTCATACGATTACAGATGTTGATGTTTTCACTATTGTAAGTGATGATACAAGAAAGAATGCATTTATTAACTATATCCATGTAACTAATGGTGCAATCAATCAAAGCTTTACTTATGAATACAAAAGAAAACTCGATGAATCCGATGAAGAGTTGCTGAATGAGGCTATTCCAGAGATACGTGAACGCTTTAATAGCACCGCAAAAGAGATTATCGTACCTTTTGAACTTGATTTTAAAGTAAAGGGTGCTGAATTCTTCATCCCTCAACGTGGTGATAAGCATCATCTATTAGAACTCTCTGAGATGAATGCTAAACAGTATAAGTTCGACCGATTAAAACAGACAGAAAAGCTAAATCCAGAACAGAAACAGACACGTTTAATGCGAGAACTCCAAGACAAACTGAAGTTATCGAAGCTTCCTTACCACATAGAGTGCTTCGATAATTCAAATATCTCAGGTTCTGACGCTGTTGCTGGCTGCATAGTATATAAAGGAATGAAGCCATCTAAGAAGGATTATCGCAAATACAACATCAAGACTGTAGTAGGTCCTGATGACTACGCGTCCATGCAGGAGGTTGTAAGACGACGTTACAGTCGTATGCAAGAAGAAGGAACTACCCTACCCGATCTCATCATTACCGATGGTGGAAAGGGTCAAATGGAGGTTGTCAGAGAGGTTGTTGAAGACGAACTCCACCTCAGTATTCCGATTGCAGGACTTGCAAAAGACGACCGTCATCGCACAAACGAACTTCTTTTCGGCTTCCCACAGCAGACAATAGCACTCGACATCAAGGGCGAACTCTTCAAAGTTCTTACCCAAATACAGGACGAAGTGCATCGTTATGCTATATCTTTCCATAGAGATAAACGATCTAAAACACAGCTACACAGCGAGTTAGACGACATAAAAGGCATCGGACCAAAGACAAAAGATGCACTTTTAAAGAAACTGAAAACAGTAAAACACATAAAAGAAGCTGATTTACAAGAACTTACAGAAGTAATAGGAGCAAGCAAAGCAACTATTGTCTATAATTATTTCCACGCTAATCAGTAACTAATTAAAATAAATATTGTACATTTGCGATATGAGAATTGTAATACAACGTGTTAGCCATGCCTCTGTTACTATCAATCAGCAAGTAAAGTCTTCTATTGGTATGGGATTCCTTATCCTATTAGGTATTGGTAAAGACGATACTGAAGAAGATATCAACTGGTTGGTAAAGAAGATCATAGGTTTGCGTATTTTCGACGATGAAATGGGCGTAATGAACCGCAGCATCATGGATATTAAGGGCGAAATTCTCGTTGTTTCACAGTTTACACTGATGGCAAGCTATAAGAAAGGGAACCGTCCAAGCTGGATTCATGCAGCCCCACACGAGCTCTCTATTCCACTCTATAATCGTTTCTGTGACGCTCTAAGCGAAGCAATGGGGAAACCAGTAGGCACAGGAGATTTCGGTGCAGATATGAAAGTAGAGCTCCTCAATGATGGTCCTGTAACAATCTGTATGGATACAAAGAATAAGGAATAGACGACATAACGTTCATATCAATCATCCTTACAGAACACTTTTAAAGGACTTAGAAACCTGATAAACAGCCAAAAACAGCGATTAAATCGATGATATTTTATCATTAAAGCTATCAGAGCCTATAACCATATATAGACTTTTTAGCTGCAAATAACCTACGTTTAACATGTAACAATCAAATAAGGAAAACGAAAACAATGACAATAGAAGAAGCACAACAAGCCGTTGACAAATGGATAAAAGAAAACGGTGTACGCTATTTTAGCGAATTAACCAACATGGCTTGCCTCACAGAAGAGGTAGGAGAATTAGCTCGTGTAATGGCTCGTACCTACGGAGACCAGGGCTTCAAGGAGGGTGAGAAAGCAAATTTGGGAGAAGAAATGGCTGATGTCCTATGGGTTCTACTCTGTCTTGCCAACCAAACTAGCGTCAATCTCACAGAAGAATTACATAAGAGTTTTGACAAGAAAACCAAGCGCGACAAGGATAGACACAAGAACAACCCTAAATTAAAATAAGACTATTTAACGACATAAAATAGTCTATGATATTCAAACAAAGGGTATTTTGGAGAAAAAGAAAGGGTAAATTGGCAGCAGAAAAAGACGATGCTTCACGCATAGGAATAACCAACAGAAGTAGTAAAGAATAATAATATGCTCCTCCCCCACCCTAACTCTACAAAGAAATAAAAATAAACAATATAATAAAAACAAATCATGGGAACAATTAAAGACACTGTTTCAAAAGACATCCAGGCGCAAAAAGCCGTTGGAATCGTCGAAAAAAGCGAGTACGAACAAGCCTTATCACAGTACAACCTCAACATCACTGACGAGGGAGTTAAGGCTGCCGTGACAAAGATTATTGCGGAAAAAGTATCAGAGAACGACAACCTTGAAGTAAAGAAATTCCTCTTAGGCAGCGTTGAGCTTACTACGCTTAGCACAACAGACACAGAAGAAAAGGTATTAGAAATGGTTGAAAAAGTAAACCGTTTTGACTCTGAATATCCTGATTTACCACATGTTGCAGCCCTCTGCGCTTACCCTTGCTTTACAAAGTTGATGGCAGACAGCCTTGAAGTAGACGGTGTTGACATAACAAATGTAACAGGCAACTTCCCTTCTTCACAGACTTTCTTAGAGGTGAAAACCATCGAGACAGCCCTTGCAATCAAGGACGGAGCTACTCATATCGACATCGTTATGCCTGTAGGTAAGTTCCTTTCAGGCGATTACGAGGGCGTTTGCGACACCATCAACGAACTTAAACAAGTGTGTGGAGACGTTCCAATGAAGGTGATTCTTGAGACTGGTGATCTTGGCAATGCAAGTGCTATCAAGACCGCATCCCTACTCTCTATGTACGCAGGTGCCGACTATATAAAGACAAGTACAGGCAAGGAGAAGATTAGCGCAACCCCAGAGTCTGTATATGTAATGTGTCAGGCTATCAAGGAGTACTATGATAAGACAGGTATACAGATTGGTTTAAAACCTGCTGGTGGCATCAATACTGTCATGGATGCAGTAATCTACTATACCATTGTTAAGGAGGTCTTAGGCGAGAAATGGCTCACAAACTACTGGTTCCGCATGGGCACAAGCCGTCTTACCAACCTCTTGTTAAGTGAAATCATTGGTACAGAGACAAAGTTCTTCTAAACTTTTCAGCCATCAGTAACAAAAAATTAGAACGCTGATGCTGATAAAATAAAACAAAAGTAACCTATAAGGGACATACACTTTGTATGTCCCTTTTTCAATATTAACTCATGAAAAGATCCCACATTTAATGTTCTCTCAGAGAAAGATAATTCTAAACAAATCTTACAATATAGTTTATTTATAATTATTATATAGTCTATATTTATAAAACACTTTACTAAAAAGGCTGGAAAAGATGCTTCCATGAAGCAAAATAAGCGGAAAGAAAAACACAAAATTATGAACTTAATAAATACTGAAAAATGTCTCTTATACTCAAATAAAACTATAAGTACTCCAAAACAATAAAATAAACAGTATTCACATGGTATCTATAAATAAAGCGACTTATGGTCAGAAGCCATCGTTATAAGGGCAAAAGATAACTTATAAGTAGTATTATAGTGAAGTAAAACAACATAAACACATATGGTGCGGGGCGTCCGCACCATATGTGCGGACGCCCCGCACGACTGGTGCTAAGCCTTAACACAAGTAATATGTAACATAACAACGCATGCCATTGATAAAGAATAAGTCAATAAAAGACATAAAAAAAGTTTCTCCTTATGTGATGGATAATCCATCATCATAAAGAGAAACTGTCGTTATCATCACAAAAATTAATCAATCTCACGATGAAAAGGGAGTTTTTAGCACAAAAACAGCGCAATTACTTCTTCCTTTTAATTACATAATCAAGGTAAGTCTGGAGAGCAGAACGAATACTAAGATCCTTAACATACTTATCAAGGAAAGTCTGTGCTTCAGCATGGAAGTCCCACATACGACGTTCAGCATATTCAATACCGCCACTTACCTTGGCAAATTCTACCAATTTATCGATTTCTTCACGTGTCACCTCGTGTGCTTTCACCTTATGAGCTAAAGCAAGCATCTCCTCATTTTTCGTCGAATTCAACGCATAAATAATTGGTAACGTGAGCTTTCCTTCAGCCATATCATTACCCGTAGGCTTACCAATTTCAGCCTCAGAGTCATAATAATCGAAGATATCATCACGAATCTGGAAGACAATTCCAAGATGTTTACCAAAGAGTCTTGCCGCTTCAACCTCCTCATCGCTTGCATTAGCCGACTCAGCACCAATAGCAGCACATGACTCAAAAAGCGCAGC
The Prevotella melaninogenica DNA segment above includes these coding regions:
- the deoC gene encoding deoxyribose-phosphate aldolase, which produces MGTIKDTVSKDIQAQKAVGIVEKSEYEQALSQYNLNITDEGVKAAVTKIIAEKVSENDNLEVKKFLLGSVELTTLSTTDTEEKVLEMVEKVNRFDSEYPDLPHVAALCAYPCFTKLMADSLEVDGVDITNVTGNFPSSQTFLEVKTIETALAIKDGATHIDIVMPVGKFLSGDYEGVCDTINELKQVCGDVPMKVILETGDLGNASAIKTASLLSMYAGADYIKTSTGKEKISATPESVYVMCQAIKEYYDKTGIQIGLKPAGGINTVMDAVIYYTIVKEVLGEKWLTNYWFRMGTSRLTNLLLSEIIGTETKFF
- a CDS encoding adenine phosphoribosyltransferase — translated: MNKKLLLDNLRCIPDWPIKGVNFRDVTTLFKSPEALQEITDEMVDLYKGKGVTKIVGIESRGFVMSSAVATRLGAGIVLCRKPGKLPCETIQESYQKEYGVDTIEIHKDAINENDVVLLHDDLLATGGTMKAACDLVKKFNPKKVYCNFIIELHSEFPNSRDQFDKDIEITSLLQF
- the uvrC gene encoding excinuclease ABC subunit UvrC; the encoded protein is MNKEDNLKRIAYLKNIVLNMPEKPGTYQFYDNEKTIIYVGKAKNLKRRVSSYFHKEVDRFKTKVLVSKIHDISYSVVKTEEDALLIENQLIKQYKPKYNVLLKDGKTYPSICVTNEYFPRIFKTRTINKRFGTFYGPYSHIGSMYAILDIIKKVYKPRTCRFPITKEGIEQGKYKPCLEYHLHNCGAPCINKQSYEDYQEAIKQAREVLKGNTRDVQKLLKQEMEKYAEELRFEEAELCKQRYLALDNFAAKSEIVSHTITDVDVFTIVSDDTRKNAFINYIHVTNGAINQSFTYEYKRKLDESDEELLNEAIPEIRERFNSTAKEIIVPFELDFKVKGAEFFIPQRGDKHHLLELSEMNAKQYKFDRLKQTEKLNPEQKQTRLMRELQDKLKLSKLPYHIECFDNSNISGSDAVAGCIVYKGMKPSKKDYRKYNIKTVVGPDDYASMQEVVRRRYSRMQEEGTTLPDLIITDGGKGQMEVVREVVEDELHLSIPIAGLAKDDRHRTNELLFGFPQQTIALDIKGELFKVLTQIQDEVHRYAISFHRDKRSKTQLHSELDDIKGIGPKTKDALLKKLKTVKHIKEADLQELTEVIGASKATIVYNYFHANQ
- a CDS encoding nucleotide pyrophosphohydrolase translates to MTIEEAQQAVDKWIKENGVRYFSELTNMACLTEEVGELARVMARTYGDQGFKEGEKANLGEEMADVLWVLLCLANQTSVNLTEELHKSFDKKTKRDKDRHKNNPKLK
- the dtd gene encoding D-aminoacyl-tRNA deacylase, coding for MRIVIQRVSHASVTINQQVKSSIGMGFLILLGIGKDDTEEDINWLVKKIIGLRIFDDEMGVMNRSIMDIKGEILVVSQFTLMASYKKGNRPSWIHAAPHELSIPLYNRFCDALSEAMGKPVGTGDFGADMKVELLNDGPVTICMDTKNKE